One window of the Periophthalmus magnuspinnatus isolate fPerMag1 chromosome 17, fPerMag1.2.pri, whole genome shotgun sequence genome contains the following:
- the zgc:92591 gene encoding late histone H2B.L4 — MTGEISKKKAKSSPSGEKKAKRKIKRRETYAMYIYKVLKQVHPDTGISSRAMSIMNSFVNDLFERIATEASRLAQYNKRSTITSREVQTAVRLLLPGELAKHAVSEGTKAVTKYTSSK; from the exons ATGACTGGGGAGATCTCAAAAAAGAAAGCCAAGAGCTCTCCATCTGGCGAGAAAAAAGcgaaaaggaaaataaaacgAAGAGAAACTTATGCAATGTACATCTATAAAGTTTTGAAACAG GTACATCCGGACACGGGCATCTCCAGCCGGGCCATGAGCATTATGAACTCCTTCGTGAATGACCTGTTCGAGAGGATTGCCACAGAAGCGTCCCGTTTAGCGCAGTACAACAAGCGCTCCACCATCACCAGCAGAGAGGTGCAGACTGCGGTGCGCCTGCTCCTGCCCGGGGAACTGGCCAAACACGCCGTGTCCGAGGGCACCAAGGCGGTCACCAAGTACACCAGCTCCAAATGA